In Danaus plexippus chromosome 29 unlocalized genomic scaffold, MEX_DaPlex mxdp_36, whole genome shotgun sequence, a single window of DNA contains:
- the LOC116776956 gene encoding uncharacterized protein LOC116776956, producing MDEVMDTIVDFVRVRQLNIAVAALITLFYLMYQYRGYFFKSLGDDDLDHHGCRLSRSRSRSLHRSRSRSRTKGNYHEYKIGDSKHRRGRKPTRRCPDCSLCNSE from the exons ATGGACGAGGTGATGGACACCATTGTAGACTTCGTACGAGTGAGACAGCTCAATATCGCG GTGGCTGCTCTCATCACACTGTTCTATCTGATGTACCAGTACCGAGGGTACTTCTTCAAGTCTCTGGGTGACGATGACCTGGACCACCACGGCTGCAGGTTGTCGAGATCGCGATCTCG atcaCTTCATAGATCTCGTTCGAGGTCTAGGACCAAAGGTAACTACCACGAGTACAAAATAGGTGATAGCAAACATCGCAGAGGAAGGAAGCCAACCCGCCGCTGCCCGGACTGTAGCCTGTGTAATTCTGAAtag